The genomic segment GGAATTTTAATTCGACTTAAACCCGATTTTCCTAAAATACTACTATTCACCGGATTTAATATAAAAATAGCTTTGACTCTGGGATCTTGTAGCATATAATTTTCCGGCCGAAGTTCCAACGCTCGACACTGAAGAAATAGGGAAGGATTTAAGGGAATATTCGGTTGTTGACAGTCGGTTTTAAGCTGGGTAAAATCAAGGGTTGCTCCTGCTAATGTTAAGGCTGTATATCCTCCTAATGAATGACCAATAACCCCTACATTTTGTAAATTTAATTGCTGATTAAACTTAGTGGAATTAAGTTTTTCAAGTTGGTTGAGTAATTCAGTAATATCTCTAGGTCGATCCAGAAATTGTTCAGGTTCAAATAAGTCTTTTGCGTCTCCATTGAGTAAGGATTGAAATTGCTGATAATCACTTCCTGGATGTTGAGGAACAGCGACTACAAAACCATAGGAAGTGAGATGTTTAGCTAAATTTTCAAATCGTGAGCGATCAGAGGCTAATCCATGAGAGATAACAATCACAGGATAAGATAATGTCTGTGAATTTTGCCCCTCTGGAGAAATAGGTTTCGGAAGATAAATATCTACTTCAAAGCGACGATTATTGTGAGAATTATTGACCGTTAGGGTTTGTTTTGTAGACGTATAAAGTTTTCCTAAAATTCGCAAGTCTGGCATCTTACTAAAATTTGTAATCGTTGCTTTCTGGGCTTCTATTTCTGATAACACTGCTAACGATTGTGTGACCGCATGAGTTTGTCGAATAAATGCAAAAACTTTGGTTAATGTTTTTAAGGCGAGTTCCACATTCAAGCGAATTTCTGGACTGGGAAATTGACGCATAACTTCTAATACTGTAAACCCATTGGGTGCATTTGCGACATCAATTAAACTGGCACGAATGGCATCGGCTCCATTTTGTTCAGATTGAGTTTTAATGATGTTTCCAACATGAATTAAAAAAGCTACCAGTAAGGGTGAATTAACAAATTGTTCAATTGAAATATCGGGAGGTGTGTAACGGGTTTGCAAAAATTGTCTTAAACTTTGTTGTTGTTCAGGACTTAATAATCCTAGATAATTAGCCAAAGGTTCTTGAGGGTTAATTTTACCTTGATTAACATAATTTTCTAAAGAATCTAGGGAAATAGAAATCGTTGTTTTTCCCAAGGGGACAATAATAAATTCTGCGGCAACTGCGGGTAGAGTTGCAAACAGGATAGATACACTTGTTAATACAAAAGATACAAACCATTGCATCGTTTTCTTTTCCTTTTAGGCAACAGAGGGGTTCAATGTTTAAAATTCTAGTTTAATTATTCTGAGAATCAGATGGATTTTTAACGTGTTTTACTGCTTGAAAAAATTGGTCTAGGGAGAGAGAATGGACTAAACTCAGGGGATAAGCAGTTTCACTAATTGTTTTAGCATAGGTGGCTTTTAAATAGGGACGATAGGTTGAATCTTGATTGATATACACTTCAAAGAAAGCAAGACTAAAAGCCCGAATATAATCATTAACAGGTTCGGGAACTGGAGCTACAATTTCTTTTAAAGAGGCACTCATACTTTGATTCATTGCGGTTAAATTTAGATTAATATGGCGATCGCCTTCTGCTAAGAGTAAATATTTATCGGGTGTTGTTAACCAAGTATAGGAGCGAACTTGTTCCCAAGCCACAGGAGCGATATTATCTTTACCACTGGTTTTCCAGAATACCGGAATCTGAATTTTGCTTAAACTTTGTTGCCCAAAAATGCTACTATTAATCGGATTCATCAAAAAAATTGCTTGAACCCGTTCATCTCTCAAATTATAGTCTTTTTGAGGTATTTCTAAGGCTCGACATTGAAAAATTTGGGCGAGATTAACAGAATTAAATGCCGAGTTACAGTCTTGTTTTAAGTGATTAAAATCAATTTCTGCTCCCCCTAAAGCTAAGGCTGTATAAGCACCAAAAGAATGCCCTGCAACGCCAACTTGTTTCAGGTTCAGTTGACCGTTAAATTCCGTTGTATTCAAGCGTTCTAATTCATCTATTAAAAACTGAATATCTAGGGGTCGGTCAATAAATTCACTCACTTTGAACCCATCGGATGCGTGACCCGATAACCAAGCTTGAAGTTGATTGGTATCACTTCCCGGATGTTGAGGGAGAGCAACGACAAATCCATAAGATGCTAAATGTTCGCCTAAATAGGCATAATTTTTTCGATTTGCAGCTAATCCATGAGAAATGATAATCACAGGAATTGCGTTAGGTTTTCCGCGTTTGACGGTATTTAAGGGTGTGGGAATATCAAGATCGACAATCAATTCTCGATGACGTTTGGAGTCTGTTAAGGTTAGGGTTTTGGAGGTAACATCAAAGTCTCCAGTTTGCTTTAAATCAGGTTTTTTACTAAAATCTGAAGCCGGGGATAAGGCTGATTCTTCTAAGGATAATTTAACAATTTCTGTAATAATAGAATTAGTTTCTTGTACCAGAATATTGACTTGTTCTCGGAGTTGAAAAATCTTGTGGATATTTAATTGAATTTCTGCTGCTGGAAATTGACGTAAAATATTGAGTAAGGTGATGCCTTCAGGATCTTGATTAGCTCTCATTAATGCTATTTTAAGCGCTTCCGACCCATTTTTAAGCGTTGATAAATTGTGCGAATCGGTTTCGGATTGAATAATATCTCCCAGTTTATTCAGAAATAATGCTCCTGTGGGGGAATTTAAAAATTGAGAAATTATTATAGGATCTAATTGATGCTGATCTAATAATACTGTTTTAAACTGATTTTTATCAGTTTGATTTAATAACAATAAAAAGCTTTTTAATTCTGGATCAATTGTTCCTGATTGAGCATAGTTTTCTAACGCTTGTACGGATACAGAAATTTTAGCTTGTCCTAGGGCTAAAGATACATTTTCGGCTGCTTGTACGGGAACAGCAGAAAAAGCCAGGGCGAAAAGTCCACCCAGTAGAGACACAATTCTTCGCCGATTTAACGATAGATTTAATGTTAAGCTAGATGGGGCTGTAATCGCCAGTTTATGTTGATTCATAATTGGGTTAATTGCCTCTAAATATCAGTTACAATGTTCTTAGAAATCCTATCTAAATGCACCCTAATCATTTCATAACCATCTTAACAGATAAGGAAGTCATTGATCAGAGCCTTATTAAAAGGTCACATCATACCCTACTCCTGAGATCTGATTCAATTTTCCCCTTTTGGTTCCTAACTCCGGTCAAAAACCCAATACCATTAAATTTGGCCCTGATTCTCACTCCTTACTTCAGTCTTTTAAGCTTTATCTTCCTGATGGATTTTCAAGGTTGTAAGTGAGTTAATAGGGTTTTCATTTCTTCTAATAGAGACTCAACTGATAGATTAAAGGGTAAGACTTTTAGGGGAAAACTAGAGCTAAAGCGTTGTAAATGAACCATCATTTCTTCCCAGGAATAATTTGGGATTTCGACGGAAGATGAAGATTTAGTTTTACGTTTTTTGTCGAGGGATTTACCTTTGACTTTAACATCAGATTGTGCTAAAATTAATACAGGAATCTTAGCTTCCATTTTTTCTAAAATCGAGAGAGCTTCAACTAAATTAGAAAAAGATTGTTGTCGAAAACAAATCAACATTAAATCTAAGCTTTTACATTGAATTTTCTGAAGAATTTCTTCCCAGCCTTTGCCCATAATGCTCCGAAATCCAGCAATTTCAATATATTGAACTAAGGCTTGCTCAATTTTAATATTAGCATTATTGGGAGCATCTAAACAATCAGAATTAACCGTTGAATGTCGAACTGAGGTGGAAGATTTAGGGTTTAATATGGCTTTTGAAGGATGATCTTTAGTGTCTACAGGATGACTTAATTGCTGTTGCGGTAAAACGGAAGAATCGACCACTAAAATACTCGGTTTCCAACTTAAACGGGTCGCAATTTGGATCACTTCTAATAAAGCAGAACCCATAGCCAGAGAAAAAGATTGAAGACTCATCCCATCATCTGAGGGACTCGCTAAACAGGGAAAAATTGATAAATTTTTAACTTGATTTGCAACTTGAGTCGTTACAGGGTCTAAAGTCACAATGGGTAAATGGGCTAAACTTTCTTGTTGACTAATTTCTGTTAACAAATATAATGGATTTTTAACAGACCCATCTCGTTCTAAAACGATAATATTAGGATGCCAAATTCGAGCAATGAGAGCAGCTTGATTAATATCATCGGCTTCTAAAATACGACACTGGGAGAACTGCGATAAAAATAAAGCAGAATGATAAATTGAGTTAGGCTTGTCTAGGGTATTTATTGGAGTTAAGTGATGTTGATCTCCTGATAAACTTAACCAGAGAATCATTAACTGTTGAGGCTCGGAAGATGAAACCTCTGGAAGCAATTCTACTAAGATTTTTTCTAATTCTGCTCCTTGAACAGGAAGACTCAAAAAGCCATCACAATGATTCGCGGTGGCTCGTTGTTTATCCCCTAATGTTGCTGTGACAATGACGGGAATTTTATGGGTTTGTACATCAGTTTTTAATAAAGTTAAAACATCCCAACCGGACAATAAAGGAATTAAAGGATTAAGTAAAATAATCCTCGGTTGGAGGCGACGGGCTTTTTCAACGGCTTCTGTTCCTGAACGAGCAATTACGACCCGATATCCTAAATGGGTGAGTTGTTCATTCAAGGTTTGAATAAAGTGGGGAACCGTTTCAACCACTAAAACTAAACGAGATTGTTGAGGAGAGGAAGAACGAGAAGACGGTAAAAATTCGGGTTCCTCTGAGGAACTATGATTCCCTAATTCCCAATTACATCGAGGGGGACTCGGCGGTAATAACAAAGTAAATTGACTGCCTTTATTGGGTTTAGAAATAAAGCTGACATCTCCCCCATGTAATCGCGCTAACCGTTGGGTTAAAACCAACCCTAATCCTGTCCCTTCAAATTTCCGGGTTAGAGGACTTTCAAGTTGTTGAAATTTCTGAAAAATCAGATGTTGTTTATCTTCAGGAATGCCAATTCCTTTATCCCAAACGGTAAAAGCAATCCAATTTTCCCAACGACTAACTTGTAGACCAAATTCGCTCCCATCGGGAGTAAATTTGAGGGCATTACATAATAAATTGACTAACATTTGTCGCAAGCGTAATTCATCAGCGACTAAGGTTTCTAAACCGGGTTTAATCTCTAAGGTAAATCGACTTTTCAGTTGTTCTAAAATTTCCGCTTGTAGTTTAATATCGGATTTATCTTGACTTTGGTATTGTTGCAAAGTCATTTCAAAAGCGCGTTCACAAACTGCCTGAATTTGTAAAGGTTCTGGGACTAATTCGAGTTGTCCCGTTTCCATACGAGTTAAATCCAAAATATCGTTCACGACTAACATTAGATGACGACCGCTTTTATGAATCAGTTGAGCATAACGCGCTTGTTTTTCGTTGAGTTCTCCTAATGCTTGATCTTTTAATAAACTCGATAGACCTAAAACCGCAGTCAGGGGAGTTTTAAGCTCATGACTAATACAGGCCATAAACTCATCTTTGAGGCGATTAAGTTGAATTAAATCAGTATTTTTTGCCGTTAGTTCTTGGGCGACTCGATGCTGTTCTGTAATATCTTGAGCTAAGACTAACCAGAGGTCATTGGCTTTATTTCCTAAACATAACGTCATCTCCCATTCCGGGTTTAAATGTTGGCGAGTAAATTGCCAAACTCGTTCTTGATTGTGGGCGATGGGACAAATACAAATATAAGTATCCGGTTGGCTACCCAATTGACACCAACTCGGCATTTGTAAGGTGGGTGAATTCGAGGTTAAAGGTTGAGAAACATTCGTTAAATGACGGCTTGGAAATCCAGAATCGATTGAGGATTCTAAGGAGGAAGTTGGGTATTTTTCAGTGGGGGAAAATGTTTCACTGGCTTCTGACCAACGGGTTACTGATTCAGCGACTTCTTGCAAAACCTCTGAACCTCGACCAATTAGGGATCGCCATGCTAAATTTTGATTAACAATGGTGCCATCATCACTTTGAATCATTAAGGGAATGGGCAGTTCATCTAAAAACTGAATTAAATGCTGAGATACGCTAAAATTTCCCGTCGCTAACACATCTAACTGTTGATGAGGTTCTGAATTGAAGTCTAAAGTAGGGGAAGGTCGAGGTTGTTGAATCTGAGTAAAGCGTTGAGAATATTGGGCTAAATATCGTAAGACTTGCAAACTATTAATTAATCCAATAAACTCTCCTCTGTGATTAATTAAAGCCGGGGATACGGTTTGAGGGAGGCTATTTTCTAGTACCGGATGGGAACTTTGATATTGTAAATATAGCCAAAAGTCTTCTAAGCTTAAATGGGAGGGAACGCCAATAATCGGTTCGAGAATAGTAGACAAAACCTCATTGAGAAAGGGTTGTTCAGGGTCGGGGGAAGTCGGGAAGGTGGTGTTGAGGAGATAGGGAAGAAACCGATGTAGGGAAATTAGACCTAAAGGATAATGTTCAGAATTGATAATCACAACTTGTTCCGAGTTCCCCTGAGAAAAAATAAACCGCAATGCTTCTAAGGGCGAATCATGGCGACAAACAGGAACCACCTGCATAAAGGTTTGGAGGTCAGCTTGGGGAGACATAAAATGTAAATCCTCCAGATGAGATAATCATCTACTTAAAGCAGACAAGTGGTAAAGTGTGCGTGTCAACTCCCTATAGGAATAAAATAAATCCCTAAACAGTCTGTTAATCGTACCTTTGATATTTCTATTGTGATAGATCAGGGTTAAGTTTGCCAAAATTTAACGATTTCCTAAACAAGCTTAAAGAAATTAAAAGTTTCTCAACCTTATCTAGGGTAACTTTAATAAAATATTGAACCCCAGCCATTTACCCCTATTTTCCCATTGGTTTCGTTGCCTAAACAGTCACAACCGTTGATCTGGGGTATACAATATTCTATCCTCTCGAACACCTATTCCCTAATATTATAACTCTATAATGGATACCTGCTAGTTTTTACGGCTGTCTAATTGGAGTTGCAATATTATTTTACATTTACAAAAAACAAGGATAAGATCAGTATTTATCCTAAAAAAAAGAAGATTAATTCTTTTCTCTAAGTTGATTAAATGGCTATCAAATGCTATAATCTGTAATTAAAATTTATTTTTAATATTTTCAGTTTATGGTGAAATCTAAAATACCCCAGTGGAATCGATTTCAAAATATACATCCGTCTTCCCGAAAATTTTTACTGCAATGGGTCAGTTTATTTTGCTTTTGTTGTCTAATTATTATTAGTTGTACTCCCCATCAAACGAGTCATCAATCTGCTTCTACTTCAGCCAATAACGGACGAATTACGATTGGAACCACCTTAAAAGCTCGAACCTTAGATCCCGCAGATGCCTATGAACTGATGTCAGGAAATATCTTGTATAATTTAGGCGATCGCCTTTATGATTATGAACTAGGAACTAATCAACTGGTTCCTAAGTTAGCCACCGCTTTACCGACGGTGAGTTCCGATGGATTAACCTATACGATTCCCCTGCGAGAAGGCGTTACCTTTCATGATGGAACTGCCTTTAATGCCGCAGCCATGGAATTTTCAATCAAACGATTTATTCAAAATGCAGGTTCTCCCTCTTCCTTATTATCTGATGCCATTGATACCGTTCAAGCAACGGGAGACTATGAATTAACCATTAAACTCAAACAACCTTTTTCTGCCTTTCCTTCCCTTTTAGCCTTTTCAGGAATTACAGCCGTTTCTCCTCAATTTTATGAAATTGGAGAAGGTAAATTTAAACCCAATGAATTTGTTGGAACGGGGCCTTATAAATTAAAATCTTCAGAAATTGATGTCATTCGCTTAGATGCCTTTGAAAACTATTGGGGAGAAAAACCTGCCAATAGCGGAATTGATATTCAACGATTTTCGAGCGCCTCTAATTTATTTAATGCCTTTCGCAGTGGTGCTGTTGATATTGCCTATTTATCCTTAAATGCCGACCAAATTTCGAGCTTAAAACAAGAAGCAGAAAAAGGCAATTGGCAAATGATAGCAGCCAATGGCAATAACATTAGTTATCTGATGATGAACGTTAAATCAGAGCCTTTAAATCGTAAAGAAGTCAGACAAGCCATCGCTGCTTTAATTAATCGTTCCGTGCTTAATGAACGGGTATTACAAAATCAAGGAGAACTACTATATAGTTTAATTCCCACCACCTTTACCGATTATCAACCTAGCTTTAATTTACAATACGGTGATGGCAATATTGAAAAAGCGAAACAACTCTTAACTCAAGCCGGATATACCCCAGAAAATCCAGCAATTGTTGAACTTTGGTATGCGTCTAATTCCTCTAATAAAGGGTTTTTAGGATTAACGTTAAAAGCCTTAGCAGACCGAGATTTAGGCGGGTTACTCGATTTACAACTCAATAGTGTAGAATCAACCACAGCCTTTAAATATTTAGAGGAGGGAATTTATCCAACTTTTGTTTTAGATTGGTATGCCGATTTCCTTGATGCCGATAACTATATTCAACCGTTTTTAGACTGTAGTAAAGGTTCAGCAGAAACCGGATGCGAAAAAGGAGCGAGTCAATATCAGGGTTCTTTTTATTATAGCGATCGCATGAATCAATTGATCGCCCAAGAACGTCAAGAACAAAATCCCCAAACTCGCAAAGCGATTTTTGATGAAATTCAAAAACTCCTAGCTGAAGATGTTCCCTATGTACCCCTTTGGCAAGATAAAACCTTTATTTTTGCTAAAAATGGTCTTGAAAACATCCGTTTACAACTCACTCAACAAGTCCCCTTCTGGACAATTAAAAACTCAAATTCCTAACGATGAAAAAACGACTTCTATCCCTATCCATTGCCACTCTATCCCTTTTATCAATAATCAATCTAGCTATGGCTTCTGACTCCTTAGTAGGAACTAATTGGAAATTACTCTCCTGGGGAACTGAAAAATCCCCCCAAACCCCGTTAAAAGAAACGGAAATCAGCTTACAATTCCAAGAGGATCAAATTAGTGGTTCATCCGGTTGTAACCGTTATTTCGCATCCTACACCCTGAAGGATGATCAATTAAAATTTGGTGTAGCTGGGAGAACTCAAATGGCTTGTCCTGAAGAAATTATGAAGCAAGAAGATCAATTTCTCTCGGCTTTACAATCCTCAAAAACATTTACCCTTAATTCTGAAGGTCAACTGCAAATTACCTATAAAACCGATCAAGAATCTGGGGTAATGATATTTACACCCAATCAACCTGAATAACCCGTAGTGAGTCCTTCAGGACTCAAATATAGAGAGTCCTAAAGGACTCACTACTTTTTATGGAAATTAATGTTGAGATATAATAGCGATTAGTTCAGGTTTATTCATCTTTGAATATCCTTTTATCTTTCGTTTTCTCGCAATTTCTTTGAGTTTAAGCACAGTCATATCACTATATTTTGGATCTCTATGAGTAGACTTGACAGTTAATTTTTCAACTAACTGAGTCAACTTATCAACAATAGCCGTTAAATGATTAACAGTATTTTCAAGCTGTTGTAATCGATTGTTAATTTGTGTATTTTCAGAAGATATCATTTGAGATAAGGTTTTAAATTTAGCCTGAGTTTCTTCGTGATCTCGTTTATGTAATTCCATCCATTTCGACAGCTGTTGTGTTAATTGTACTTCTAATAGTTGTTCATCTTGTCTGATAAGGTCTGGAGTTATAGCTTGAATAGAACCACCGCCAAGCAATTGTTCCAATTCGGTTTTCATGGTTATTGCTTGTTCATCTGTTAAATCAAAAACCCAAACCCAAAGACGCTCAATTTCTAATTCTTGAGCGACAATACACCAATCTGCACCATAAACAATTTCATATTCTTTTTCTTCATCATAAGCTTGGGTTCGTCGCACCACTAAAGACACTAAATTACTTTCATGTTCCCTCAATGTTCGTGCTAAAAGTTCTCGTCTTTCCAATAGAATATCTATTGTTTCTGCATTCGGTATTGCAATTTGAAACGTATAGATTTGACCATGAGTAAGGGGTTGAATTCCTAAATAAGAACCAATTTGAACCCGACGATCTGATAAACTCATCGATTTTAATTCCCAATTTTAGAAACTTTAACTAAGTGTTGAGCCAAGTCCAGATAACGTTCACTTGCTTTTTGTGCAGTTTCCTTTTCTTGAAACGTTAGTTGATCATCAAATTCAGAAGAAAAAATCGGGTATCCTTTATCAGGACAGTTAGAAACAATATTCAGCCGAGGAACCCAAGTATGTTCTGGAAATAAATCAATGGTATCTTGTTCTCCGACTTTATCTAATATCTCAAAAATACGACTTCTCATCGACAGATTAAAACTAGAAGAACGTTGATCATACATACTCACAACAATTCCTAAAATTGGTAACGCTTCCTCTTTATATTCTCCGATTTTACGAGCTTGTTCAATCACATATTCTAAGGCTCTAACCGGATAAGGAGATAATTGTGTGGGGATTAAAATGCCTGAAGAAGCCATTAAAGAAATCCCATTAACTTTACTAAAAGACGGAGGCGGATCAATTAAAACAAAATCATAATGATGATTTTTAAGCTTTTTAGCTAAAACTCTATCAATATCAACAATTCTCACTAAATCCGGTTCCATATTACTTAATCGAATATGGGAGGGAACTAAATGTAACTTCAGATTTCCCCATTGTTTTTCAATCACTGTATCCTCTAGTTTGACTCTCGGATCAATTAATAAATGGGTAATATCTTTTTTTCCTTGATTTTCAATATCCTCTAAGGGGTCAATTCCTAAACCTGTTGTTAAGTTAGCTTGAGCATCGATATCAATTAAAAGCACGTTATAACCTAAATGATTTAAGGCGGCTCCTAAATTAATTGTCATCGTGGTTTTACCCACTCCACCCTTATTATTAAAAACAGTAATGATCATCGATTTATTCTCCTGATTAGAATTAGTAATAAATTTGGATTCTGGCTGCTCCAAATTCTCTCCTGATAATTTAGGAGGTTCGGAATTAGGCTTTTTACGCCGATTAAATAATCCTAACATAGTGGGATTTTGGAATGAATTGGCAATCGCCCTTAAAAACCGAGTATGAACTTTTTGTTGACTTTTATGTAACGCTTGACTAAATTTTAATCCTATTTTTTTACCCAATAATTTACGCACGAGTTGAAAATCTTGAATCAGTTGGGATTGAGAATAGGTTAAAATTGTATGAATATCTCCACTATAATTATAGAGAATTCTAAATTCATAGCCATTGGTTAATAATCCCAAAATAGCTCCTGACTTT from the Planktothrix tepida PCC 9214 genome contains:
- a CDS encoding AAA family ATPase, with amino-acid sequence MSLTHSTLSLAQGFTSITPTSNESDIEQNIIIPLLKNLGYNDKDWQEQIVIHKVRVDFCVHPHDAVAPHPPYLIIEVKAPQKKIVYSSWQIHDYMRKSGAILGLLTNGYEFRILYNYSGDIHTILTYSQSQLIQDFQLVRKLLGKKIGLKFSQALHKSQQKVHTRFLRAIANSFQNPTMLGLFNRRKKPNSEPPKLSGENLEQPESKFITNSNQENKSMIITVFNNKGGVGKTTMTINLGAALNHLGYNVLLIDIDAQANLTTGLGIDPLEDIENQGKKDITHLLIDPRVKLEDTVIEKQWGNLKLHLVPSHIRLSNMEPDLVRIVDIDRVLAKKLKNHHYDFVLIDPPPSFSKVNGISLMASSGILIPTQLSPYPVRALEYVIEQARKIGEYKEEALPILGIVVSMYDQRSSSFNLSMRSRIFEILDKVGEQDTIDLFPEHTWVPRLNIVSNCPDKGYPIFSSEFDDQLTFQEKETAQKASERYLDLAQHLVKVSKIGN
- a CDS encoding ABC transporter substrate-binding protein, giving the protein MVKSKIPQWNRFQNIHPSSRKFLLQWVSLFCFCCLIIISCTPHQTSHQSASTSANNGRITIGTTLKARTLDPADAYELMSGNILYNLGDRLYDYELGTNQLVPKLATALPTVSSDGLTYTIPLREGVTFHDGTAFNAAAMEFSIKRFIQNAGSPSSLLSDAIDTVQATGDYELTIKLKQPFSAFPSLLAFSGITAVSPQFYEIGEGKFKPNEFVGTGPYKLKSSEIDVIRLDAFENYWGEKPANSGIDIQRFSSASNLFNAFRSGAVDIAYLSLNADQISSLKQEAEKGNWQMIAANGNNISYLMMNVKSEPLNRKEVRQAIAALINRSVLNERVLQNQGELLYSLIPTTFTDYQPSFNLQYGDGNIEKAKQLLTQAGYTPENPAIVELWYASNSSNKGFLGLTLKALADRDLGGLLDLQLNSVESTTAFKYLEEGIYPTFVLDWYADFLDADNYIQPFLDCSKGSAETGCEKGASQYQGSFYYSDRMNQLIAQERQEQNPQTRKAIFDEIQKLLAEDVPYVPLWQDKTFIFAKNGLENIRLQLTQQVPFWTIKNSNS
- a CDS encoding alpha/beta hydrolase; the protein is MNQHKLAITAPSSLTLNLSLNRRRIVSLLGGLFALAFSAVPVQAAENVSLALGQAKISVSVQALENYAQSGTIDPELKSFLLLLNQTDKNQFKTVLLDQHQLDPIIISQFLNSPTGALFLNKLGDIIQSETDSHNLSTLKNGSEALKIALMRANQDPEGITLLNILRQFPAAEIQLNIHKIFQLREQVNILVQETNSIITEIVKLSLEESALSPASDFSKKPDLKQTGDFDVTSKTLTLTDSKRHRELIVDLDIPTPLNTVKRGKPNAIPVIIISHGLAANRKNYAYLGEHLASYGFVVALPQHPGSDTNQLQAWLSGHASDGFKVSEFIDRPLDIQFLIDELERLNTTEFNGQLNLKQVGVAGHSFGAYTALALGGAEIDFNHLKQDCNSAFNSVNLAQIFQCRALEIPQKDYNLRDERVQAIFLMNPINSSIFGQQSLSKIQIPVFWKTSGKDNIAPVAWEQVRSYTWLTTPDKYLLLAEGDRHINLNLTAMNQSMSASLKEIVAPVPEPVNDYIRAFSLAFFEVYINQDSTYRPYLKATYAKTISETAYPLSLVHSLSLDQFFQAVKHVKNPSDSQNN
- a CDS encoding alpha/beta hydrolase, yielding MQWFVSFVLTSVSILFATLPAVAAEFIIVPLGKTTISISLDSLENYVNQGKINPQEPLANYLGLLSPEQQQSLRQFLQTRYTPPDISIEQFVNSPLLVAFLIHVGNIIKTQSEQNGADAIRASLIDVANAPNGFTVLEVMRQFPSPEIRLNVELALKTLTKVFAFIRQTHAVTQSLAVLSEIEAQKATITNFSKMPDLRILGKLYTSTKQTLTVNNSHNNRRFEVDIYLPKPISPEGQNSQTLSYPVIVISHGLASDRSRFENLAKHLTSYGFVVAVPQHPGSDYQQFQSLLNGDAKDLFEPEQFLDRPRDITELLNQLEKLNSTKFNQQLNLQNVGVIGHSLGGYTALTLAGATLDFTQLKTDCQQPNIPLNPSLFLQCRALELRPENYMLQDPRVKAIFILNPVNSSILGKSGLSRIKIPVFITASTEDFLAPALLEQLNAFTWLTTSNKYLVLQNHATHFYDITSENASEVLGNSSIIIPTSEIIRSYIKALSTAFFQTYLSQNSQYKPYLNAAYTQTISDPLYPVSLIQSLTPNQLTNAINGVTSE
- a CDS encoding ATP-binding response regulator yields the protein MSPQADLQTFMQVVPVCRHDSPLEALRFIFSQGNSEQVVIINSEHYPLGLISLHRFLPYLLNTTFPTSPDPEQPFLNEVLSTILEPIIGVPSHLSLEDFWLYLQYQSSHPVLENSLPQTVSPALINHRGEFIGLINSLQVLRYLAQYSQRFTQIQQPRPSPTLDFNSEPHQQLDVLATGNFSVSQHLIQFLDELPIPLMIQSDDGTIVNQNLAWRSLIGRGSEVLQEVAESVTRWSEASETFSPTEKYPTSSLESSIDSGFPSRHLTNVSQPLTSNSPTLQMPSWCQLGSQPDTYICICPIAHNQERVWQFTRQHLNPEWEMTLCLGNKANDLWLVLAQDITEQHRVAQELTAKNTDLIQLNRLKDEFMACISHELKTPLTAVLGLSSLLKDQALGELNEKQARYAQLIHKSGRHLMLVVNDILDLTRMETGQLELVPEPLQIQAVCERAFEMTLQQYQSQDKSDIKLQAEILEQLKSRFTLEIKPGLETLVADELRLRQMLVNLLCNALKFTPDGSEFGLQVSRWENWIAFTVWDKGIGIPEDKQHLIFQKFQQLESPLTRKFEGTGLGLVLTQRLARLHGGDVSFISKPNKGSQFTLLLPPSPPRCNWELGNHSSSEEPEFLPSSRSSSPQQSRLVLVVETVPHFIQTLNEQLTHLGYRVVIARSGTEAVEKARRLQPRIILLNPLIPLLSGWDVLTLLKTDVQTHKIPVIVTATLGDKQRATANHCDGFLSLPVQGAELEKILVELLPEVSSSEPQQLMILWLSLSGDQHHLTPINTLDKPNSIYHSALFLSQFSQCRILEADDINQAALIARIWHPNIIVLERDGSVKNPLYLLTEISQQESLAHLPIVTLDPVTTQVANQVKNLSIFPCLASPSDDGMSLQSFSLAMGSALLEVIQIATRLSWKPSILVVDSSVLPQQQLSHPVDTKDHPSKAILNPKSSTSVRHSTVNSDCLDAPNNANIKIEQALVQYIEIAGFRSIMGKGWEEILQKIQCKSLDLMLICFRQQSFSNLVEALSILEKMEAKIPVLILAQSDVKVKGKSLDKKRKTKSSSSVEIPNYSWEEMMVHLQRFSSSFPLKVLPFNLSVESLLEEMKTLLTHLQP
- a CDS encoding META domain-containing protein; its protein translation is MASDSLVGTNWKLLSWGTEKSPQTPLKETEISLQFQEDQISGSSGCNRYFASYTLKDDQLKFGVAGRTQMACPEEIMKQEDQFLSALQSSKTFTLNSEGQLQITYKTDQESGVMIFTPNQPE
- a CDS encoding Rho termination factor N-terminal domain-containing protein, with amino-acid sequence MSLSDRRVQIGSYLGIQPLTHGQIYTFQIAIPNAETIDILLERRELLARTLREHESNLVSLVVRRTQAYDEEKEYEIVYGADWCIVAQELEIERLWVWVFDLTDEQAITMKTELEQLLGGGSIQAITPDLIRQDEQLLEVQLTQQLSKWMELHKRDHEETQAKFKTLSQMISSENTQINNRLQQLENTVNHLTAIVDKLTQLVEKLTVKSTHRDPKYSDMTVLKLKEIARKRKIKGYSKMNKPELIAIISQH